In the Agrococcus beijingensis genome, AACTGGTAGCGCTCGCCGTTGCGCTGGTACTCGATCTCGACGTTGCGCTCGAAGGCGTCGGGCGTGCCGAACAGGTCGGCGATGACCGAGTGGTCGATGACGAGCTCGACCGGCGCGAGCGGGTTGATCCTGGTGGCGTCGCCGCCGAGCTCGGCCACGGCCTCGCGCATGGTGGCGAGGTCGACGATGCAGGGCACGCCGGTGAAGTCCTGCAGCACGACGCGCGCCGGCGAGAACTGGATCTCGACGTCGGGCTCGGCCGCGGCATCCCACGACCCGAGTGCCTCGATCTGCGCCTTCGTGACGTTCGCGCCGTCCTCGGTGCGCAGCAGGTTCTCGAGCAGCACCTTGAGGCTGAAGGGCAGCCGCTCATGGCCCGCGACCGTGTCGATGCGGTAGTAGGTGTAGTCGGTGCCGCCGACCGACAGCGTGTTCTTGCTGCCGAAGCTGTTGGGGTTCGCCATCGTGACTCCTCAGGGTCTCGCGGGATGCGCTGGCTGCGCCTCGAGTGTATGCCTCGGTCTGCTGATCACAACGGCCTCGAGGCGAGATATCTTGACGTCAAGATACCTTACTCCGACGTGGAGGTCTCGGCATCTGCAGGCGTGTCGAGCACCGCGCGGACCATCAGCCACGAGACCCACAGCGCGGCAAGGTACAGCGGCACGCCCATGACGAGCTTGGTGGCGGCCAGCGCCTCGACCGCGCCGCGCACGCCGGCGTCGGCGGCGAGGTACATCGGCACCTGGATCGCCAGGCGGGCGCCGATGACCACGAGCCACAGCACGGTCGCGCGCCAGGCGACCGCGCGCTTCGCCCGCTCGGTGCGCCAGGCGTAGGGCTTCGCGGTCAGCCCGCCGGCGATCAGGCCGACCAGCGGCCGGCGCGCGAGCATGCTCACGAGCAGCACGACCACGAGCACCGCGTTGACGGTGAAGCCCCAGAGGAAGTTGTCCTCCCCCTGGCCGGTGATGAGCGCCACCGCGGCGGAGATGCCGACGCCGATGAGCCCGGCGAAGGCGAGCACGGGCTGGCCCTTCTGCACGACCCGCCAGGTCACGAAGCCGACCGAGACGACTAGCGGCACGAGCACCGAGATCAGCACGTCCTTGGTCGTCGCGTACAGGACCAGGAAGAGGATGCCGGGCAGCAGCGACTCGAAGAGGCCGCGCACCCCGCCCATCGCGCCCAGCAGCGCGTCGGCCGAGGGCTTCGCCGAGGGGTCGAGGTGGCCGAGCTTCGAGCTGCGGATCGCCGCGCCCACCTGGTCGGCGAACGTCGGCTCCGGCTCCTGCTGCCGGTCGTCGGTCACGTCAGACCGGCTTCGGTGCGCTCAGGGGGATGAGGTCGCGCGGGGGCATCGGCTGCACGCCGCGGCACACCACCGTCGAGCGGAACAGCTCGAAGGCCTTCTCCGCCTGCGCGTCGTCGACCGCCGCGTTGCCGCCGATGAGGCCCTGCAGCATCCAGCGCGGGCCGTCGACGCCGATGATGCGCACCGCCCGCGGGGCGCCGTCGGGGCCGACCGTGAGGCGGGCGCGGAGCTCGGGGCCCAGCGGCCCGTCGGCCTCCTCGACCGACGCGCCCTGGCGCTCGAGCTGCGCGCGCAGCACCTCGCGCACCGGCTCCCAGATGCCCTCGCTGCGCGGGGCGGCGAACGGCTGGAGCTGCACGGTCGAGCCCTCGTGCTCGAGCGTGACGGCGACGATGCGCTTCGTCTTCTCCTCGACCTCGAGCCGCATCTGCATGCCGGGCCGGGGCACGATCCGCAGCCCGCCCAGATCGACGTACGGGCGCACCGGCGCCTCGGACTCGTCGAGCGGCCCGGCGACCGCGCGGTCCTCCGGGGCGCTCTTGTCGACGAGCTGCTCCTCGTCGGGCAGCTCTTCGGTGCTGTCTGTGGTGTCCGTCATCGTGCGGTCCCCTCCGGTGCGGCGCCGCGGCCGGTGGATCCGTGCCCGCGCTCACCCCGATCCGATCCCGGCAGCCGCTCGACCGCGATGAAGCGCGCGCGCTCGACGCGCTGCACGATCAGCTGGGCGATGCGGTCGCCCACCTCGATGCGGTGCGGCTCGCCGCCGGTGTTGAGCAGGTTGACCTTGATCTCACCGCGGTAGCCCGCGTCGACCGTGCCCGGTGCGTTCACGATCGTGATGCCGTGCTTCGCCGCCAGCCCGCTGCGCGGGTGCACGAACGCGGCGTAGCCGTCGGGCAGCGCGATCGCGATGCCCGTGGCGACGAGCGCTCGCTGGCCGGGCTCGAGCGTGAGCGCCTCCGCGGCGTGCACGTCGGCACCGGCATCGCCGGGGTGCGCGTAGGACGGCACCGGCGATCCGGTGATGAGGACTTCGACCTGCTCCATCGCACCGAGGCTATCCGAGCGAGGCCGCGTGGGAAAACGCACGGCCGAGTCGCGAGAGGATGGGGGCATGGAAACCGCCCCCTCGTACCGCGAGCGGCTCGCGCCGCCGTGGTGGCTGCTGCTGGTCCTGCTGCTCATCGTGCCCGCCGTGCTGCTCGTGTTCCTGCCGGTGAACCCGCAGGTGGGGGTCGCGCTGGCGATCGGCATCTATCTCGCCGTGGTCGCGCTGCTGTGGCTGGCCGCGCCCGTGGTCGAGGTGCAGGGCGGCACCCTGCGCGCCGGTCGCGCCCGCATCGAGGTGGAGCACCTCGGCACCGCAGAGCCCAAGCTCGGCGACGACGCGAAGGCGCAGATGCGCGCGGGTTGGCAGCCCGACGCGCACCACGTGATCTCCCCATGGACGCGCACGCTCGTGCACGTGCCGGTGGCGGATCCCAGCGACCCGACTCCCGCCTGGGTCATCAGCTCGCGTCGGCCCGAGCGCCTCGCCGCCGCCATCGAAGCGGCCAGGTAGCAGTCGAGCCCCGGCCGTCACCGGCTCGGGGCTCGCATCGCTCTGGGTGGAACGCTCAGGGTCGATCGATCACGTGCACTCGCGGCAGATCGGGCCGAGCTTGGTCTCGTGGTCGAACTGCAGGCGGTGCTTCACCAGGAAGCAGCTCACGCAGGTGAACTCGTCCTCCTGCGCCGGCAGCACGACGACGTCGAGCTCGACGTCGGCGAGGTCGGCGGCGGAGAGATCGAAGCTGCCCGGGTTGTCGGCATCCTCGTCGGTGGAGACGCTCTTCGCAGGGACACGCTCCTTGAGCGCCTCGATCGACTCGTTCTCGTCGTCGGTCTTGCGGGGGGCGTCGTAGTCGGTGGCCATCTGGCAGTCCTTGCTGGGGGTGGTGGGCGGCGTCGGCGCATATTCAACACGAAACCTCACGCCCTGGCAAATCAGATATCTGCCGGGCCGATTCCTGCCGAACGAGCGCCGACGTTCCGCAGTGCTCTACCCCACCGAACGCGCGGCGCGCCCGCACCATTCCCGAGCCGTCCCCGGTCCGCGTGGGATGCTGGCACGAACCGACACCGCCAGGAAGGACCGACGAACATGCAGCAGCTGAGCGTCATCGGCGTCGAGGACGACGTGCTCATCCTCGAGACCGAGTCCGGCGAGCGCTTCAGCGTGCCCGTCGCCGCACTCCCCGAGCACCGCAAGCAGCAGGCGGCGATCCCCCACCGGGATCGCAAGGCCAGCCCGCGCGACATCCAGGCCTTCATCCGCGGCGGCATGTCCGCCGAGGAGGTCGCGTCGTCGACCGGCGAGGAGCTCGCCTACGTCGAGCGCTTCGAGGGGCCGGTGCTGGCCGAGCGCGCGCACGTGCTCTCCTCGGCGCTGTCGATCCCCGTGGCATCCGGCGACATCGACCCGCTCGCGGGCGAGACGACCTTCGGCGCCGCCATCGAGGAGCGGCTCGACGACCTGCACGCATCCGACCGCTCCTGGGCCTCCTGGAAGGAGGGCGAGGGCGGCGTCTGGCTGGTGCGCCTGCGCTTCACGACCGAGGGCATCCAGCACGAGGCGCTGTGGGGCTACGAGCCCAAGAAGGCCACGCTGACGCCGCGCGGCAAGGAGGCCACGTCGCTGAGCCAGTCGGGCGACGCGTCGAGCGTGCTCGTGCCGCGCCTGCGCGCCATCGACCGCCAGACGCGACCGGTCGCACCCGAGCAGGAGGCTTCCGAAGCAGCCTCCGCGGGCTCCGCGCCGGCACCCGCGGAGGCTCCTGCTCCCCCGATCTCGCAGCGCGCCGCGACCGGCGACACCGGCAGGTTCGACTCCGACGCGTTCCGCATCCAGCGCGGCACGACGCGATCGGCGCCCAGCCCGGTCGAGCCCGGCGTCGGCCTCGAGGAGGCCGTCGCGTCGTCGACCGCGACCGAGTCGAGCGTCGACGATCGGCCCCGCGAGGCGACGAAGAGCGAGAACCCGTGGCTGCGCCGTCGCACCGGCGAGGTCGGCAGCCAGCCCGAGAACGTGCAGGCCGCCGCCATCAACCGGCCCGCCGCGGCGACCCAGCCGAACCACACCGCCGAGCTGCTCGACGCGCTCCGCCGGCGACGCAGCGAGCGCGAGGCGGCGCTGCGCACCGCCGAGACCGAGCCGGCCCTGCTGGAGGTGGAGCCCCAGGCAGAGGCGCAGGCCGAGGAGCAGCGTCCCCACCGGGCGCAGGCGACGGGGCCCGTCGGCGCCAAGAAGCGCGGCTCGCGCGCCGCCATGCCCAGCTGGGACGAGATCGTCTTCGGGTCGCGCACCGACGACTGACACGCATCCGATCGACGAAGGGGCGGGCATCCGAGCGATGTCCGCCCCTTTCGCGTCTCCGCGCGGCGTGCACACCTGAACGCAACGTCATGTTAGGTTGCTCGCTGGCACAGTCCCGTGCACCTACAAGGAGGTAGGCATGTCTCAGTCCGTCAACGACACCTCGAGGGAGAGCGCGTCGCGAGACAACTCGCGCTCCGGCCTCGGCAGGGTCGTCACCGCAGCGATGGCCGGCACGGTCGTCGAGTGGTACGAGTTCTTCCTCTACGCCACGGCATCGACGATCGTTTTCAACCTCATCATGTTCCCGGCGAGCGATGACCCGTACTTCCCGATCATCAGCGCGTTCCTGACCTACGCGGTCGGCTTCATCGCCCGCCCGCTCGGCGGCATCGTGTTCGGCCACTTCGGCGACAAGTTCGGCCGCAAGAAGCTGCTGCAGTTCGCCATCATCCTCGTCGGCGTCGCCACGTTCCTCATGGGCTGCCTGCCGACGTTCGACCAGATCGGCTACTGGGCTCCGGCGCTGCTGGTCATCCTGCGCTTCTTCCAGGGCTTCGCGGTCGGCGGCGAGTGGGGCGGCGGCGTGCTGCTCGTCGCGGAGCACGCGCCCAACAAGGAGCGCGGCTTCTGGTCGTCGTTCCCGCAGGCCGCCGTGCCCGCCGGCAACCTGATCGCCACGCTGGTGCTGCTGGTGCTGCAGGCGACGCTCTCGGACGACGACTTCCTGGCATGGGGCTGGCGCGTCGCGTTCTGGCTCTCGGTCGTCATCGTCGCGGTCGGCTACTACATCCGCACCCGTGTCGAGGACGCCCCGATCTTCCAGGACGTCCGCGACGAGGTCGCGCAGTCAAAGGCACAGGGCTACGGCGTGCTCGAGGTGCTCAAGCGCTACCCCAAGGGCGTGCTGACGGCCATGGGCCTGCGCCTGGCGGAGAACATCCTCTACTACCTGGTGGTCACGTTCTCGATCGTCTACCTGCGCACCTACCTCGAGTACGACGTCTCCCGCATCCTCGGCCTGATGGCGATCGCGCACGTCGCGCACTTCATCTTCGTGCCGATCGTGGGCCGCTTCGTCGACACCGTCGGCCGCAAGCCGATGTACCTCGCCGGTGTCATCCTGGGCGCGTCGTGGGGCTTCATCGCCTTCCCGATGTTCGACTCGGGCAACGACATCGTCATCCTGCTCGGCATCATCCTGGGCCTCGCGTTCCACGCGCTCATGTACGCAGGTCAGCCGGCGATCATGGCTGAGCTGTTCCCGACGCGCATGCGCTACTCGGGCGTCTCGCTCGGCTACCAGGTCACGTCGATCGTCGCGGGCTCGCTCGCGCCGATCATCGCGACTGCGCTGCTGGGCCAGTTCGGCAGCCACATCCCGGTCGCGATCTACCTGGTGATCGCCTGCGCGATCACGCTCGTCGCGGTCCTGGTGCTCAAGGAGACGAAGGGCATCTCGCTGCACGACGTCGACGACGAGGACCGTCAGCGCCTCCTCGCCGAGAAGGGCACGATCTGATCTCCTGATCGGATCCCGACACGGGACGGGCGGCGGGGGCTTCCTCGCCGCCCGTCCTGCGTCCGGTCAGATAGCGTTGCAGCAAGCACCCAACGGAGGGAATCGACGATGACGTCAATCGCCTGGATCGGACTCGGCAACATGGGCAGCCGCATGTCCTCCCACCTCGTCACCGCAGGCCACGAGGTCAAGGGGTACGACGTGGTGGATGCGCTGCGGCAGAGCGCGACGGAGCACGGCATCGTGCCGGTCGAGTCGGTCGCCGCCGCCGTGGAGGGCGCCGAGGTGATCATCCTCAGCCTGCCGAAGGGCGAGCACGTGCGTCAGGTGCTCGCGGGCGACGACGGCGTCTACGCCCACGCCGCGCCGAACGCCCTGATCCTCGACACCTCCACCGTCGACATCGAGACCTCGCGCTGGTCGCACCTCGAGTCGAGCTCGCGCGGCTTCCGCTTCGTCGACTCCCCCGTCTCCGGCGGCATCCAGGGGGCCGAGGCCGCGACGCTGACGTTCATGCTGGGCGGCTCCGAGGAGGACGTCGCCGACGCGAAGGCGATCGTCACGCCGATGGCGGGCAACGTCTTCTCGGTCGGCGAGGCCACGCACGGCATCGCCGCCAAGCTCGTCAACAACATGATGCTGGGCATCTCGGTCCTGGCGATGTCGGAGGGCTCGCAGCTCGCGCAGCAGCTCGGCCTCGACCCGAAGGCCTTCTACGACGTGGCGCGCGTCTCCTCCGGCGACTCCTGGGCGGTGCGCACCTGGTACCCGGTGCCGGGCATCGTGCCGGGCGCCGCCGCCAACTTCAACTTCGACGCATCCTTCTCGGCGATGCTCTGCCACAAGGACGTCACGCTCGCCGTGGCCGGCGCCGAGGCGGCGGGCGTCCACGTGCCGGCCGCCACCCTGATCCGCGACCAGCTGCAGCGGCTGCTCGACGACGGCCTGGGCGGCAAGGACTGCACGCTGGTGGTGCGCGAGGCGAGCCCCGACGGCGCCGTCGAGGGCTGGGACGGCAACTGATGCGCATCCGCGGAGCGGTGCTGCGGGCGATCGGCGCCGAGCGCCCGTTCGCCGACTCCCGACCGCTCGACCTGGTCGAGCTGGAGCTCGACGCGCCGGAGCCGGGCGAGCTGCTCGTGCGCATCGAGGCGGCTGGCCTGTGCCACAGCGACCTCTCGGTCGTCGACGGCGCCCGGCCGCGACCGGTGCCGATGCTGCTGGGCCACGAGGCCGCCGGCATCGTGGAGGCGCTCGGCGAGGGCGTGACCGACGTCGCCATCGGCGACCGGGTCGTCACGACGTTCCTGCCGCGCTGCGGCGAGTGCGCCGCGTGCGCCACCGACGGCCGGCTGCCCTGCGAGCGCGGATCCGCATCGAACGGCGCCGGCGAGCTGCTCGGCGGCGGCCGTCGCCTGCACGAGGGAGACGTCGAGGTGCACCATCACCTGGGCGTCTCGGCCTTCGCGACGCACGCGGTGCTCGACCGCCGCTCGGTGGTGCCGGTCGGCGCCGACGTGCCGCCCGCCGTCGCGGCGGTGCTCGGATGCGCGATGCTCACCGGCGGCGGCGCCGTCATCAACGCCGGCAGGCCGCGCGAGGGCGACGACATCGTCATCGTCGGCCTCGGCGGCGTCGGCATGGCTGCGCTGCTCGCGGCGGTGTCGCTCGGGCTCGGGCGGGTGATCGGGGTGGATGCGGTGCCCGCGAAGCTCGAGCGTGCGCTCGAGCTTCGCGCGCACGGCGCGCTCTCCCCCGACGAGGCCGTCGCGCAGGGTCTGCGCGCGCCGGTCGTCGTGGAGGCCGCCGGCCACCCGAAGGCGTTCGAGACCGCGTTCGCCCTCACCGCGCCGGGTGGGACGACCGTGACCGTCGGCCTGCCGCATCCGGATGCCCGGTCGTCGCTGTCGCCGCTGACGTTCACCGCCGAGGCGCGGTCGGTCGTCGGCTCGTACCTGGGCTCTGCGGTGCCCGCGCGCGACATCCCGCGCTACGAGCAGCTGTGGCGCGAGGGCAGGCTGCCGGTCGAGGAGCTCGTCACGAGCGAGATCGGCCTCGACGACCTCAACGAGGCGCTCGACACGCTCGCCGACGGGAAGGCGATCCGGCAGGTCGTGCGGTTCAGCTGACCACGGCGCCGATCAGCGTCGGCGCGCCCTCCCGGTGCCCTTGCGCTGCTCGTTGCGCTCGGTGACGCGCTTGACGATGAAGCCGATGACGGCGGTAGCGACGGTCGTGATGAGCCACCTGCGCATGATGCGCTCCTCTCCCCCGCGCCGAGTGTCGGGCGGAGGGCCATCCTGCCCGCGCACGCTGAGCGCCCGGTGCATGCCGCGGGCGCGCGCATCGAGGCCGAGGCGTGCGACGCCTCAGGACGTCGGGCAGAGATCGCCTTGGAGCGCCGCGAACTGCTCGACCTGCTCCGGCGGGATGAAGACGTAGTCGACCGTGTCATCGCCCACGCACACCGATCGGATGACCCAGCTCGCGCGCGCCTCGTCATCCGGTGCCGTCGGCTGGAGCTGCCAGCCGCCGCCGTCGAGCATCTCGGCGGCGTGCGCGAACGCGTAGCCGTCGGCGACCTGCTCGGCGCTGTCGGGCAGCGTCTCGATGCCCGCGCCGGCGACGAAGCCTTCGGGGGGCGTCGGTGCCGACGCACAGCCGCTGACCGCCAGCGCGGCCACCAGCACGATGATCCCGGTGGTGCCTCGCATGGCCGCTCCTCTCGGGGCGCCGTCGCCCGCTCCCCGCACTCTAAGCCGCGAAGGCGCCGAAGCGGCGCAGCGGCACCCGCAGCTCGTCCTGCGTGAGCGAGCCGTGCTGGCCGATCATGCCGCGGGCCGGGTCGAGCTCGTCGAGGTAGATCGCGCCGCGGCCTCGCGCAGCCACGAACACCTGGCCGAGGCGCGGCGCGACCTCCGGGTGCACCTCGCCCAGCCAGCCGGCGTCGATCACCTGCTGGCGGGTGGCGACCCATGCGCCGTCACCGATCCATGCGCGCCAGGCGTCGGCCACCGCATCCGCCTCGCCGTCGACCTGCAGCTGCAGGCAGCGCGGCTCACCCGCGACGTCGGTGACGCGCTCGAGCAGCTCGCGCGGCACGATGTGGTGGGCGGATGCGTCGACGTCGACCATGCCGTGATCCGCGGTGGCGATGAGGCCCACGTCACGCGGCAGCGCGGCGGCCAGGCGCGCGACGAGGCCGTCGAGCTCCTCGAGCGCGTCGATCCAGGCGTCGGACTGCCAGCCCGACTCGTGGCCGGCGCGGTCGAGCTCCGGCACGTAGAGGTAGACGAGGCTGCGCTCGCGCGCGGCCCGCTCGGCGAGCGCGAACCGCTCGGCCATCGTGCGGGCGCCGCGGAACTCTGCGCCGCGCAGCACCGCGTGCGTGAAGCCGCTCGCGGCGTGCTTCGCCTCGGCGATGACCACCGAGCGCGTCGACTCGAAGATCGTCGGCCGGCGCTGCCAGAGGGTCGGATCCATCGGCCCGCCCCAGTCGCGCAGCTGGTTGCGCACGCCGTGGCCGGGCACGAACGCGTCGTAGCCGACGAGGCCGTGCTCGCCGGCCAGCACGCCCGTCGCGAGGGTGGCGAGCGACACCGCGGTCGTCGACGGGAAGCCCGCGTCGAGCGACCCGCCGGGCGCGCCCGCGAGCGTGCGCGCGTGGCCCGCGCGCTGTCCGAGCTGCGCCGCGCCCAGCCCGTCGACGAGCAGCACGACCGCGCCGACGACGGCGGGCAGCTTGAGCGCGTTCTGCGCACCGCGCAGAGCCTGCGACGAGCTCACGAGAACGTCGGCAAGGCTCCGGGAGCCTGGCGCCCTGGTCGGTAGCATCTTCTCAGCCTATGACTGCCACGCCCGCTCCCCCCTCCTCCGACAGCACCTCCGCTGAGCGCATCGACGACGTCGACGTCACCAGCGAGATGCAGGACTCGTTCCTCGAGTACGCCTACTCCGTCATCTACGCCCGCGCGCTGCCCGACGCCCGCGACGGCCTGAAGCCGGTGCAGCGCCGCATCCTCTTCCAGATGTCGGAGATGGGGCTGCGCCCCGAGAAGGGCCACGTGAAGAGCGCCCGCGTCGTCGGCGACGTGATGGGCAAGCTGCACCCCCACGGCGACTCGGCGATCTACGACGCGCTCGTGCGCCTCGCGCAGCCGTTCAGCCTGCGCCTGCCGCTCATCGACGGCCACGGCAACTTCGGCTCGCTCGACGACGGCCCCGCCGCGCCCCGCTACACCGAGGCCCGCCTCGACGCTGCCGGGCTCTCGCTCACCGAGGGCCTCGACGAGGACGTCGTCGACTTCGTCCCCAACTACGACAACTCCTACCAGCAGCCCGACGTGCTGCCCGCCTCCTACCCGAACCTGCTCGTCAACGGCGCCAGCGGCATCGCGGTCGGCATGGCGACGAACATGGCGCCGCACAACCTCATCGAGGTGGTGCAGGCGGCCAAGCACCTGCTCGCGCACCCCGACGCATCCGTCACCGACCTCATGCGCCACCTGCCCGGCCCCGACCTGCCCGGCGGCGGCGTGATCGTCGGCCTCGACGGCATCCGGGATGCGTACGAGACCGGCAAGGGCTCGTTCCGCACCCGGGCGCGCACCTCGATCACCCGCGAGGGCCGCAAGACCCAGATCGTCATCACCGAGCTGCCGTACCTGGTGGGCCCGGAGCGCCTGATCGAGAAGATCAAGGACGCCGTGCAGTCGAAGAAGCTGCAGGGCCTCACCGACGTGCAGGACCTCACCGACCGCAAGCACGGCCTGCGGCTCGTCATCGGCATCAAGACGGGGTTCGACCCCGAGGCGGTGCTCGGCCAGCTCTACCGCGTGACGCCGCTCGAGGACGGCTTCTCGATCAACAACGTCGCGCTCGTGCACGGCCGGCCCGAGACGATGGGCCTCAAGCAGCTGCTGCGCGTCTACCTCGACCACCGCGTGAGCGTGGTGCGGCGACGCAGCGAGTTCCGGCTGCAGAAGCGCCGCGACCGGCTGCACCTCGTCGAGGGCCTGCTGATCGCGATCCTCGACATCGACGAGGTCATCCAGATCATCCGCACCTCCGACGACTCGGAGCAGTCGCGCTCGCGGCTGCAGACGATCTTCGACCTCTCCGAGGCTCAGGCGGAGTACATCCTCGACCTGCGGCTGCGACGGCTGACGAAGTTCAGCCGCATCGAGCTCGAGGGCGAGGCCGACGAGCTGCGCGCGCAGATCGCCGAGCTCGAGCGCATCCTCGGCACCGAGGCG is a window encoding:
- a CDS encoding DUF3159 domain-containing protein, with the protein product MTDDRQQEPEPTFADQVGAAIRSSKLGHLDPSAKPSADALLGAMGGVRGLFESLLPGILFLVLYATTKDVLISVLVPLVVSVGFVTWRVVQKGQPVLAFAGLIGVGISAAVALITGQGEDNFLWGFTVNAVLVVVLLVSMLARRPLVGLIAGGLTAKPYAWRTERAKRAVAWRATVLWLVVIGARLAIQVPMYLAADAGVRGAVEALAATKLVMGVPLYLAALWVSWLMVRAVLDTPADAETSTSE
- a CDS encoding DUF3710 domain-containing protein; protein product: MTDTTDSTEELPDEEQLVDKSAPEDRAVAGPLDESEAPVRPYVDLGGLRIVPRPGMQMRLEVEEKTKRIVAVTLEHEGSTVQLQPFAAPRSEGIWEPVREVLRAQLERQGASVEEADGPLGPELRARLTVGPDGAPRAVRIIGVDGPRWMLQGLIGGNAAVDDAQAEKAFELFRSTVVCRGVQPMPPRDLIPLSAPKPV
- the dut gene encoding dUTP diphosphatase, producing MEQVEVLITGSPVPSYAHPGDAGADVHAAEALTLEPGQRALVATGIAIALPDGYAAFVHPRSGLAAKHGITIVNAPGTVDAGYRGEIKVNLLNTGGEPHRIEVGDRIAQLIVQRVERARFIAVERLPGSDRGERGHGSTGRGAAPEGTAR
- a CDS encoding DUF3093 domain-containing protein, with product METAPSYRERLAPPWWLLLVLLLIVPAVLLVFLPVNPQVGVALAIGIYLAVVALLWLAAPVVEVQGGTLRAGRARIEVEHLGTAEPKLGDDAKAQMRAGWQPDAHHVISPWTRTLVHVPVADPSDPTPAWVISSRRPERLAAAIEAAR
- a CDS encoding DUF4193 domain-containing protein; amino-acid sequence: MATDYDAPRKTDDENESIEALKERVPAKSVSTDEDADNPGSFDLSAADLADVELDVVVLPAQEDEFTCVSCFLVKHRLQFDHETKLGPICRECT
- the sepH gene encoding septation protein SepH; its protein translation is MQQLSVIGVEDDVLILETESGERFSVPVAALPEHRKQQAAIPHRDRKASPRDIQAFIRGGMSAEEVASSTGEELAYVERFEGPVLAERAHVLSSALSIPVASGDIDPLAGETTFGAAIEERLDDLHASDRSWASWKEGEGGVWLVRLRFTTEGIQHEALWGYEPKKATLTPRGKEATSLSQSGDASSVLVPRLRAIDRQTRPVAPEQEASEAASAGSAPAPAEAPAPPISQRAATGDTGRFDSDAFRIQRGTTRSAPSPVEPGVGLEEAVASSTATESSVDDRPREATKSENPWLRRRTGEVGSQPENVQAAAINRPAAATQPNHTAELLDALRRRRSEREAALRTAETEPALLEVEPQAEAQAEEQRPHRAQATGPVGAKKRGSRAAMPSWDEIVFGSRTDD
- a CDS encoding MFS transporter gives rise to the protein MSQSVNDTSRESASRDNSRSGLGRVVTAAMAGTVVEWYEFFLYATASTIVFNLIMFPASDDPYFPIISAFLTYAVGFIARPLGGIVFGHFGDKFGRKKLLQFAIILVGVATFLMGCLPTFDQIGYWAPALLVILRFFQGFAVGGEWGGGVLLVAEHAPNKERGFWSSFPQAAVPAGNLIATLVLLVLQATLSDDDFLAWGWRVAFWLSVVIVAVGYYIRTRVEDAPIFQDVRDEVAQSKAQGYGVLEVLKRYPKGVLTAMGLRLAENILYYLVVTFSIVYLRTYLEYDVSRILGLMAIAHVAHFIFVPIVGRFVDTVGRKPMYLAGVILGASWGFIAFPMFDSGNDIVILLGIILGLAFHALMYAGQPAIMAELFPTRMRYSGVSLGYQVTSIVAGSLAPIIATALLGQFGSHIPVAIYLVIACAITLVAVLVLKETKGISLHDVDDEDRQRLLAEKGTI
- a CDS encoding NAD(P)-dependent oxidoreductase is translated as MTSIAWIGLGNMGSRMSSHLVTAGHEVKGYDVVDALRQSATEHGIVPVESVAAAVEGAEVIILSLPKGEHVRQVLAGDDGVYAHAAPNALILDTSTVDIETSRWSHLESSSRGFRFVDSPVSGGIQGAEAATLTFMLGGSEEDVADAKAIVTPMAGNVFSVGEATHGIAAKLVNNMMLGISVLAMSEGSQLAQQLGLDPKAFYDVARVSSGDSWAVRTWYPVPGIVPGAAANFNFDASFSAMLCHKDVTLAVAGAEAAGVHVPAATLIRDQLQRLLDDGLGGKDCTLVVREASPDGAVEGWDGN
- a CDS encoding alcohol dehydrogenase catalytic domain-containing protein, which translates into the protein MRIRGAVLRAIGAERPFADSRPLDLVELELDAPEPGELLVRIEAAGLCHSDLSVVDGARPRPVPMLLGHEAAGIVEALGEGVTDVAIGDRVVTTFLPRCGECAACATDGRLPCERGSASNGAGELLGGGRRLHEGDVEVHHHLGVSAFATHAVLDRRSVVPVGADVPPAVAAVLGCAMLTGGGAVINAGRPREGDDIVIVGLGGVGMAALLAAVSLGLGRVIGVDAVPAKLERALELRAHGALSPDEAVAQGLRAPVVVEAAGHPKAFETAFALTAPGGTTVTVGLPHPDARSSLSPLTFTAEARSVVGSYLGSAVPARDIPRYEQLWREGRLPVEELVTSEIGLDDLNEALDTLADGKAIRQVVRFS
- a CDS encoding alkaline phosphatase family protein — protein: MSSSQALRGAQNALKLPAVVGAVVLLVDGLGAAQLGQRAGHARTLAGAPGGSLDAGFPSTTAVSLATLATGVLAGEHGLVGYDAFVPGHGVRNQLRDWGGPMDPTLWQRRPTIFESTRSVVIAEAKHAASGFTHAVLRGAEFRGARTMAERFALAERAARERSLVYLYVPELDRAGHESGWQSDAWIDALEELDGLVARLAAALPRDVGLIATADHGMVDVDASAHHIVPRELLERVTDVAGEPRCLQLQVDGEADAVADAWRAWIGDGAWVATRQQVIDAGWLGEVHPEVAPRLGQVFVAARGRGAIYLDELDPARGMIGQHGSLTQDELRVPLRRFGAFAA
- a CDS encoding DNA gyrase/topoisomerase IV subunit A yields the protein MTATPAPPSSDSTSAERIDDVDVTSEMQDSFLEYAYSVIYARALPDARDGLKPVQRRILFQMSEMGLRPEKGHVKSARVVGDVMGKLHPHGDSAIYDALVRLAQPFSLRLPLIDGHGNFGSLDDGPAAPRYTEARLDAAGLSLTEGLDEDVVDFVPNYDNSYQQPDVLPASYPNLLVNGASGIAVGMATNMAPHNLIEVVQAAKHLLAHPDASVTDLMRHLPGPDLPGGGVIVGLDGIRDAYETGKGSFRTRARTSITREGRKTQIVITELPYLVGPERLIEKIKDAVQSKKLQGLTDVQDLTDRKHGLRLVIGIKTGFDPEAVLGQLYRVTPLEDGFSINNVALVHGRPETMGLKQLLRVYLDHRVSVVRRRSEFRLQKRRDRLHLVEGLLIAILDIDEVIQIIRTSDDSEQSRSRLQTIFDLSEAQAEYILDLRLRRLTKFSRIELEGEADELRAQIAELERILGTEAALHAVVADELDEVAERFGTPRRTSLTEGNGQPTTGRASAAKAAASLEIADAATRVVMSATGRLVRVDGDEPIPAPARRSRHDAIRSQVTTTTRGAFGLVLSSGAVLRLTPADLPSVPAASVGLNAGVKVRELGAFERGEEAVALIDLASEQPWLVATAQGIVKRVKPAELRDRDRETVIALKGADRVVGVAPAADDDWVVLITSDAQLLRFAASAVNPQGPGAGGMKGIGLKADASVRFAGVVAEGAEVVTVTEAAETLAGLDEPRVKVSDLAEFPPKGRGTGGVQAHRLLKGEVGLSLAWAGPSPLAVGADGSQRQLPPGGAARAGSGVAIDGTIGAIGARLGD